A region of Alosa alosa isolate M-15738 ecotype Scorff River chromosome 17, AALO_Geno_1.1, whole genome shotgun sequence DNA encodes the following proteins:
- the spi2 gene encoding GA-binding protein alpha chain, with protein MMSLPDVLFAEEQGCGQVHAYNHMDSGHLTPVTMLEHNQEQGFVGDVHSQPASKFCSSVQDTLRAIVPPHVWHTPPPLNYIAEKALQPCPAEMRPPALPHLPTTAATPGRFAKSPLVSCTPAPRGRKLRLFHFLFEMLENPEMAHCVAWVPSAASAGVFSFSSQNKERVAELWGRRKGNRRPMTYQKMSRALRNYAQSGEIVKVKRKLTYRFNCATLRILRSQQGSENATAAQYNQAHQL; from the exons ATGATGTCTCTTCCCGATGTTTTGTTTGCGGAGGAGCAGGGATGTGGCCAGGTGCACGCTTACAACCACATGGATTCAGGCCACCTAACACCGGTCACCATGCTCGAGCACAATCAG GAACAGGGCTTCGTAGGTGATGTCCACTCACAGCCAGCATCCAAATTCTGCTCCTCCGTCCAGGACACACTAAGGGCCATCGTCCCCCCCCACGTGTGGCACACTCCGCCCCCTCTCAACTACATCGCGGAAAAAGCCCTCCAACCGTGTCCAGCTGAGATGCGTCCACCTGCCCTCCCTCACCTGCCCACCACCGCCGCCACACCTGGAAGATTTGCCAAGTCACCGCTAGTCAGCTGCACACCTGCACCGAGAG ggAGGAAGCTACGTCttttccacttcctgtttgagatgcTGGAGAACCCAGAGATGGCCCATTGCGTGGCCTGGGTGCCTTCGGCGGCATCCGCCGGGGTGTTCTCCTTCTCCTCGCAGAACAAGGAACGCGTTGCCGAGCTCTGGGGCCGAAGGAAGGGCAACCGGCGGCCCATGACCTACCAGAAGATGTCACGCGCTCTGCGCAATTATGCACAGTCGGGAGAGATCGTCAAAGTCAAGAGGAAGCTGACTTATCGCTTTAACTGTGCCACACTACGCATCCTCCGCAGCCAGCAAGGATCGGAGAACGCAACAGCAGCACAGTATAATCAAGCGCACCAACTATAG
- the spic gene encoding transcription factor Spi-C: MSSLDSDFQDAIDVIQRDADHLYHESGINHYVTLECQPPPGRQGATCYPYTPLVTSPVAMADWGETTSWPHIVPDLSLPPPGHSEPTQFYPVMQLSRSRKGRKKLRLFEYLHEALHDANMVDSIQWTDRGSGTFHFVSKNKEKLAECWGRRKGNRKTMTYQKMARALRNYSRTGEIVKVRRKLTYQFNPAILQRLGTGHLAPPAGHSVGHMPRETLGSHQHSVSADMGYYAPSGSEWQVWYGQHSSAYQAEYDLATVLTSADGSKI, encoded by the exons ATG AGTTCTCTGGACAGTGACTTTCAGGATGCCATCGATGTTATTCAGAGGGACGCAGATCACCTGTACCACGAATCAG GTATAAATCACTACGTGACGCTGGAGTGTCAGCCTCCACCAGGGCGTCAGGGGGCAACCTGTTACCCCTACACCCCCCTCGTCACATCCCCAGTAGCCATGGCAGACTGGGGCGAAACAACG TCGTGGCCCCATATTGTGCCTGATCTGTCTCTGCCTCCACCTGGGCACTCAGAACCCACACAGTTCTACCCGGTCATGCAGCTGTCACGCAGCAGGAAAG GACGCAAGAAGCTGCGTCTCTTCGAGTATCTCCACGAGGCCCTTCATGACGCCAACATGGTGGACTCCATCCAGTGGACGGACCGTGGTTCCGGAACCTTCCACTTTGTATCCAAGAACAAGGAGAAGCTCGCGGAGTGCTGGGGCCGCCGCAAGGGCAACCGCAAGACCATGACCTACCAGAAGATGGCGCGTGCCCTCCGCAACTACAGCCGCACCGGCGAGATCGTCAAGGTCCGGCGCAAGCTCACCTACCAGTTCAACCCCGCCATCTTGCAGCGGCTGGGCACCGGGCATCTAGCGCCACCTGCTGGGCACTCTGTGGGGCACATGCCTAGAGAGACGCTGGGCTCCCATCAGCACTCCGTATCGGCCGACATGGGGTACTATGCGCCGTCCGGGTCCGAGTGGCAGGTCTGGTATGGACAGCACTCCAGCGCCTACCAGGCAGAGTACGACCTCGCCACGGTCCTGACGTCAGCGGACGGATCAAAGATATGA